The region CGATCTCGACGCGGGTCTGGCCGCGCAGGGTGGCGTCGAGGTTCGACAGCGGTTCGTCGAACAGGAACACGCCCGGCTCGCGCACGATGGCGCGGCCGATCGCCACGCGCTGGCGCTGGCCGCCGGACAGGGCGCGCGGCTTGCGGTCCAACAGCGGTTCGAGCTGCAGCACCTTGGCCGCGTCGGCCACGCGGCGGCGCACTTCGGCCTTGTCGACCTTGGCCAGGGTCAGGCCAAAACCGATGTTTTCGGCCACCGTCATGTGGGGAAACAGGGCGTAGCTCTGGAACACCATCGCCACGCCACGCTCGGCCGGCGGCACAGCGTTGACGACCTTGCCGCCGATGGAAATGTCGCCGCTGCTGGGGTCTTCCAGGCCGGCAATGATGCGCAGCAAGGTCGACTTGCCGCAGCCCGAAGGGCCCAGAAAAACACAGAATTCATGTTCGCCGATCTCGAGATCGACGTTGCGCAGTACCGGTGCATGCGCACCGTATGCCTTGGAAATGCCCCGCAGGGTAATCGCTGCCACTGTGTCTCCTCAGATTGATTTAACGTTAAATCAAATTCACTCGAAAAACGGCCCGAAGGCCGACACGAAACGGTGAATAGTTATTTTTGTGCCTGAACATTAACACCGTGCGGTACCATTGGCAACAAATTTATTGTCGTGTGCAACAACGCCGGCGGCACCATGCCGCGGCCAGATAAGGATGGATATGAGCAAGCGCCGGGGCCAGATGTTGACCATCAAGGATGTCGCCGAACTGGCTGGCGTGACGCCGATGACGGTGTCGAATGTGTTGCGCGGCAAGGGGAGAGTCGGCGAAAAAACGCGCGAAAAAGTCATGCAGGTGGTCGACGCCAACGGCTACCGGCCCAACCTGACGGCGCGCGCGCTGGTCGAGCGGCGCGCGCCCACCCTGGCGCTGTTGTTGGGTTGCATCACCAATCCGTTTTATCCGGAATTTACCTTGCAGGCCACGCATGCGGCGCGCCGCCACGGCCGCTATCTGCTGGTCTGCAATACCGATTACGAAGAAGACGGCGGCGCGCGTTTCCTCGGCGAAGTGGCCGGTTCGCTGTCGGACGGCATCCTGGTGGCCAACAATGGCGACCTGCGCATCGACGAGCTGCTGGCGATCCAGGCCGGCGGTACGCCGGTGGTGGTGGCCGTGTGGGAGTTTCCCGATGCACCGCCGCCGATCCCGTGCGTGGCCTTCGATTCGCGCATGGCCGGGCGCATCGCCACCGAACATCTGCTGGCGCTTGGGCACCGCCGCATCGGTGCCATTATCGCCAGCGAAAAGGGCGGCATCCACAATGGCCGCTACGACGGCTACCGCGAAGCGTTGCAGCAGGCGCAGCTGCGCCCGGTGCAGGCGAATGTGCGCTTTTGCAGCGACGCCTACCAGAGCGGCTACGATGCGGCGCTGGCGCTGCTGGGGCAGCGGCCCAACTTGAGCGCGCTGTTCGTGTCGAACGACCTGCCGGCGCTGGGGGTCTTGAACGCGGTGGCGGCGCTGGGACTGCGCGTGCCGGAAGATATTTCGGTGGTCAGCATCACCGATATCGAGCTGGCCAGCCAGACCCGCCCGGCGCTGACCACGGTGGCGATTCCATCGGCCGAAATGGCCGAGCAGGGCATCGATCTGCTGCTGAAACTGATCGAGCAGGCGCCCGACGCGCCACAGGTGATCCGCAGCCGCGATCCGGTGCTGGTCACGCGCGCGTCGACGGCGCCACCGCGCGCATGATGTCGACTGTTGAAAATTGCGCTTTCGTCGCCCATCCATGCCTTTCGTCGCATAATGGGCACCGCGGCTGGCCCTGATTGCTAATCTGGGCTCACTTCAACGCCTCCAGGACACCATCATGACCAGCTTCTTCTTTATCTTCCGCCTTGCGCTGGCCAGTCTCGCCGCTTATGCGCTGATCGCCTCGATCGTGCTCAACGGCCTGCTGCCGCATGGTGCCCATTTTGAAGGTTTTGTGGTCGCCACCGCCAGCCTGCTGGGCGCCTTTGCCGCCCTCAATGCGTTTTCGCATGTGCGCCGCGTGCGCCTGATCGCCGGCCAGGTCAATGGCGCCACCCTGTCCTGCCGCCAGCGGCGCCAGATCGAAGTGCCGTTCGAGGCCGGCGAAACATTCGACCTGATCGACGCGGCCATCCGCGAACTGCCGGGCAGCGAGATGCAGGAAAGCGCGCGTGACAGCCTGCAGGTGCAGGCCCGCGTGCGCCGTCCGGCACCCTATACCAATGCGGGTTCGCCGCGCTGGCATCTGCTCAATTTTCTTGAACCGCGCCCGAACCAGATCCTGGCCACCGTCACGCCGAATGGCGAAGCGGGCAGCGTGACCCTGATCTGCGAGCCGGCGCGCACCGCCTGGACCGACTGGTTCCTGGTCGACCAAGGCACCAACCTGGAAAACGCGGAAGCGGTGACGCGGGCGATCACGCGCCGGGTGGCGCAGCGCCGCCGCGGCGAGCAGGCCGAGGCGCGCCAGACGGTGACGGAAAAGGAACTGACGGTGGCCAAGCTGAGCCTGCTGCACGCCCAGGTCGAGCCGCACTTCCTGTACAACACCCTGGCCAGCGCCCAGCTGCTGACGCGCTCCGATCCCGCGCGCGCCGACGAGATGCTGGGCAATCTGATCGAATACCTGCGCCACTCCCTGCCGCGCACCGAAAACGCCATGTCGACCATCGGCATCGAGCTGGATAGGGCCCGCGCCTATCTCGACATTTTGAAAATCCGCATGGGCAGCCGGCTCAATCTGCAGATCGAAGTGCCGCAGTATTTGAAGCAGGTGGAACTGCCGCCGATGATGCTGCAGACCCTGGTGGAAAACGCCATCAAGCACGGGCTGGAGCCGAAAAGCGGCGGCGGCACCGTGTGGATACTGGCGCGCGCCGGCGAGGGCACGGTGGCCATCACGGTGGCCGACGACGGCCAGGGTTTCAGCGACCATGGCGGCGGCACCGGCATCGGCCTGCGCAATGTGCGCGAACGGCTGCGCCTGACCTACGGCGACGCGGCGCTGTTCAGCATCGTGTCGAATTTCCCCGGTGGCGTGGCCGCCACCATCACAGTGCCGGACAGCACGGCCAGGGGAGCGGCATATGGCTAGGTCTTTCACTTGTGTCGTCGCAGAAGACGAAACCCTGCTGCGTGAAGCGCTGCTGACCTTGCTGTCCGAAGTGTGGCCCGAGCTGCGCGTGGTGGCCGCCTGCGACGATGGCGGCGCGGCCTTGGAGGCGATCGCCACCTTCCAGCCCGACGTGGCCCTGCTCGATATCCGCATGCCGGGCTTGAATGGCCTGGAAGTGGCGGCCGGCGCGTTTGAGGCCAGCCCGGCCACCCAGGTGGTGTTCATCACGGCCTACGACCAGTACGCGATCGCCGCCTTCGACAAGGGCGCCGTCGATTACCTGTTGAAACCGGTGGCGCGGCCGCGCTTGCAGGCCTGCCGCGAACGCATCGAGGCGCGCGCGGCCAAGGGAACCATGTCCGGAACTGCGCCCGATGCGGCCCTGGCGGCATTGTTGCAGCAATTGACGGGCGCCTTGCCGTCGGTGGCCAAGGCGCCGCCGCTGGTGTGGCTGACGGCCAGCAGCGGCAAGGACACCAAGCTGATCATGGTCGACGATATCGCCTATTTTCAGTCCGACACCAAGTACACGGCGGTGATGACGGCGGACGGCGAATCCCTGCTGAGGAAACCGATACGCGAACTGCTCGACTCGCTCGACCCGGCCGTCTTCAAGCAGATCCACCGCTCGACCATCGTCAACATGAAGGCGGTGGCGTCGGTATCGCGCGACGAGATGGGGCGCGGCCTGCTGCGCCTGAAAACGCGGCCGGAAACGCTGACGGTGAGCCAGCCGTTTATGGCGCTGTTCCGGAATATGTGAATGGTGCTGACACAGTTGTCGGATTACGGCCTGCGGCCTAATCCGACCTACCGTGCGGCGTAGATACTGTTATCCCCGTCAAGCGTTGTGCAAGGTTGGATCAAATATTTTTCCCGACCTGAGCACGCCGAATGCCACGTGCACCAGCTTGCGCATCATGGCGCCGATGATCAGTTTCGGTGCCTTGCCGGCAGCGCTGAGCCGCTGGCCAAGAGCGCTGACCCCATGGTGTCCTGTATACGGTCACCATGGCTGGCATGTACAGCGCCTTTCGCAGGAAACTGTGACCAATCTTCGACATGCGTGGCTTGCCACGTACGCTCGATCCTGACTCGTGCTGGCGCGGGTCGAGTCCCGCAAACGCCACGGCTTGCTTGGCGTTGTCGAAGCGCTCGGTATCGGCATAGTACGACAGCAACACTGGTATCGTGCGCTCACCCAGACCAGGGATGCTGTCGAGCAGCTCGCGCTTATCGCGTAAATCCGGATCATCGTCGATATGGCGCTTGATGACGCGAATGAGTTTCTTGATTTCTTTGTCGAGCCAGGCAATGTGATCCTCGATACCCTGGCGTACCGCTTCTCGCGCGACGTCGAGCCGATTCGTTTCCTGCAACCGCATCGCTTGCACCGCTTCGAGGCGCAGCACCAAGGCGCGCAGTGCCTGCGCGGCGGGCGACGGCGCTGTCCACGGCTGCGGTTGGCGCTCATGGGCAGAGTCGGCAATCAACTGCGCGTCGACCTTGTCGGTCTTGGTGCGTACCATGCGCGAGCCGCCAAAGGCCTTCATCTGTGCCGGATTGATGACACTGACCACCATGCCAAGTCCGGCCAGATATTCGGCAACCCCTTCCCAGTAAGTGCCAGTCGCTTCCATACATACTCTCGGGTTGCCGGCATCATGCTTGAGCAGCCATTCGCTCAGTGCAGCAAATCCTTTGTGATTGTTCTCTACTACCTTGTTACGGTGCTTGCCATTGGGCAGGCGCAGTGCGCAGTCCAGCTTGGCCTTGGCAACCTCGATTCCTAAATTAAACATGCTGTGGTCCTCTTGCGATCTACCTTGTGAGTGCGGGCTACCGGCGTGCCGGTGCCAAAGATACTGTCCGATCTTGACATGGAGGGTGGGTAACTGGTGCGAGATCTACATCGCTGGCTTTGAGCCTAAGGGCGGATACGGCATCCAGTTACCCGGTCTTGATATGCCTACCAAGAATTTTGACAGCGGTCGATGTTGTTCGCAACACCACCAACCGCATGAGAGGAATAATACAAGGTCGGGTTAGCGCGCAGCGCGCAACCCGACACACCACCGCAATCTATTCCGCCGTCTCGAACCCTTCCAGCACATTGACCACATTGATGCCCAGCTCCTTGACCGCATAGCCCCCTTCGAGGATAAACGCGGTCGGCAGGTTCAGATAAGCCAGCCGTTCGCCCAGGCGCAGGTAATCGCCGCTTTGCAGGGCGAAATGCGACAGCGGGTCGCCGACATAGGTGTCCACGCCCAGCGACACCACCAGCGCGTCGGGCGCGTACATATTGATGCGCAGGCAGGCCGTCTCCAGCGTGGTGAACCACTGCGTGGTGGGGCAGCCGGCCGGCAGCGGCAGGTTGACGTTGTAGCCCAGGCCGGCATCAATCCCGGTCTCGTCGGCATGGCCCAGGTAGAACGGATATTCCTGGCGCGGGTCGGCGTGCATGGAGACGAACAGCACGTCGTTGCGCGCATAGAAAATGCTTTGGGTGCCGTTGCCGTGGTGGTAATCGAGGTCGAGGATGGCGACCCGGCGCGCGCCGTCGTCGAGCAGGTGCTGGGCCGCCAGCGCGGCGTTATTGAGAAAGCAGTAGCCGCCGAAAAAATCGGCGCCCGCATGGTGGCCCGGCGGGCGCGTCAGGGCAAACGTCGCCCGTTCGCCGAGGCGCAGCGCGTGGGCCGCGTTCACGGCGCAGTCGGCGCCCGTCTTGGCGGCGGTCCAGGTGCCGCTTGTGAGCGGCGTGCCGTTGTCCATCGAATACAGGCCCAGCTTGGCCGTGAAATTGTCGGGCTCGATATCGCTGCGCAAGGTGCGCACCGGCCAGACCGACGGCACGGCGTCGCGGTTGGCGTTGTCGGGGTCGAGCGCCAGCCAGTCGTGCCAGGCGTGGCGCAAGAAATGCAGGTAGCGCGGCGTGTGGATGCGTTCCAGGGAAGTCAGCGGCACGCCGTGCGGCGTGACGATGCGGCCCAGGTTGCGCCGGCCCAGTTCGGCCACCACCATGTCGGCCCGTTCCGGGGTCTCGAAGCAGGGCACGATTTCACCGCGAAACATCTCGAAGCGGCCCCGATGCTGGCTGTGCAATTCATTATAGAAGGTCAGCATCGGGCGCTTTGCAGGAGGTTAGAGAGTCAGGAGTGCGCACACAGGGTGCTGGCGCGGTAGGAAGCGACATAGTCGTCAAAGCTGCCTTGCGGCGCCGCTTCCATGGCGCGCTGTTCGGCCAGCGAATCAAACGCCAGCTGGTCGAAGTAGGCGCTCTGTTCGGCCGTTGGCGGCTGCTCGCGGAAAAACGCCGCATGGCGCTCGCTTTGCCGCAGGCCGAAGGCGGCAAACGAGCCGCCGTTGGCGCGCAGTTCGCGCAGCACGCGCGCCGACGGCGTGGCGTCCGGGTCCAGCAGTTTGGCCGCTTGCGCCGCCAGGCTGTCGGCGTGTTCGGTGCCGCCATGGCGCGCGTCCAGCAAGGCCGCCACCGGCGCGATGCGCGCCAGCAGTTCCTGGCCCCAGGCTTGCAGGCCGATCTCTTTGCCGTCGCGGCGCAGGGTGAGACCCGGCTTGCGGCCTTCCTTGACGGTGCGCGCAAAGTTGGCCGTGTAGCAGGCGCTCTGTTCGCTTGAGATCGGCGCGCTCTCGTCGAGGGCGCAGAACAGCAAGAAGGCGTCGAGGAAGCGGCCCGTCGGCAGGCTGATGCCGACCGGCTCGAACGGGTCGACATCCATGCAGCGCACTTCGATATATTGCACGCCGCGCAGGCACAGCGCCTGGATCGGCCGCTCGCCGGTGCGGATCACGCGCTTGGGGCGGATGGTCGAATAGTATTCGTTCTCGATCTGCAGCACGTTGGTCGACAGCTGTATCCATTCGCCGTCTTTTTTGGTGCCCAGTTCAGCATACGGCGCATACGGGTCGTTGACGGCGTGCGTCAGCGCGTTGACGTAATCGTCGAGGCTGTTTTCGTGCGGACGCAGGCCCGACTGGGCGTCGTTCTGGTAGCCCAGGTCGCTCATGCGCAGGCTGGTCGCATACGGCAAATACAGGGTGTCATCGGACAGGGTGTCGAGCTTGTGCGGGCGGCCGCGCAAGAAGCCGGACGCCAGCGCCGGCGAGGCACCGAACAGATACATCAACAGCCAGCTGTAGCGGCGGAAATTGCGGATCGTCGCCAGATAGCTTTCCGATTGCACGTCTTTTACCGTGGCCGCAGTGGTGGTGCTGGTGCCGGCATCGGCCGCCAGCAACTGCCACAGGCCTTCGTCCAGCGAGTAGTTGTAATGGATGCCGGCGATGCATTGCATGGCCTTGCCATAGCGCAGCGCCAGGCCGCGCCGGTACACATGCTTGAGCATGCCCATGTTCGAGGTGCCGTAGTTGGCGATCGCTATATGGTCTTCATCGGGCAGCTGGCCCGGCATCGACTGGCTCCACAGCAGTTCGTCGCCCAGGCGGCTGTAGGCATGGCGGTGCACGGTGTCGAGTTTATCGAGCGTGACGGCGATGTCGGCTTCGGCCGGGGTGATGAATTCGAGCAGCGCTTCGGCGTAGTCGGTGGTGATTTCAGGGTGGGTCAGCGCCGAACCCAGGGCGGCAGGATGGGGCGTGGAAGCCAGATGGCCGGCGTGATCGACGCGCAGGGTTTCACGCTCGATGCCGCGCAATCCGCCCAGCAGCGCGCGGTTGGCATCTTCGGTCAGCAATGCCAGGCGGCGAGTCAACAGGTTGGGCAATTTGAGCTTCCTTTCTTGTACAGCAAATAAAAATGTGGTGCTGAGATTAACCGAAAATGCGCAACTGCGTCGGCGGCCTCCCAAAAAGCGCCGCGCCGCCCGCCTGCGCCCGGGGGACAGGGCACAGGCGGCGCTCAGGAATCGCTTGATATTTTAGCAAACTGGACGCTCAACGGCGCGTTGCGCGGTCAAGCGGGTGAGAAGGTGTGGAAAATATGTCAGCCGTGGCGGGCGCCACTCACGCGCTCGATATCGGCCAGGTCGCGCCAGCTTTGCGACTGGTTGAAACCGGCGTTGCTCAGCAACTGGCGCACCGAAGCGGCCTGGTCGTAGCCATGTTCCATCAGCAGCCAGGCCTTGGGCGCCAGGTGGCGCGCGGCGCCGGCGACGATGGTGCGCAGCGCCGACAGGCCGTCGGCATGGTCGGTCAGGGCGCCGGACGGCTCGAAACGCAAATCGCCTTCGGCCAGGTGGCGGTCGCCGCTGGCGATATACGGCGGATTGGAAACGATCAAATCGAATTTTTCCGTGCCCAGCGCGCTGAACCAGTCGCTGGCCATGAAGGTGATATTGACGCCGTTGGCGCTGGCGTTGCGGCGCGCCACGGCCAGCGCCGCGCTGCTGACGTCCAGCGCCGTGACCACTGCGTCGGGCCGGGTATGGGCCAGGGCGACGGCGATGGCGCCGCTGCCGGTGCCCATGTCGAGCACGCGCCCGCCCGGCGGCAAGCGGTCCAGCGCCAGTTCCACCAGCACTTCGGTATCGGGGCGCGGTATCAGCACGGCGTCGCTGACGGCAAACGGCAGGCCGAAAAATTCGCGCTGGCCGACGATATAGGCCACCGGTTCACCGCGCAAACGGCGTTCCATCAAGTTCGACAGGCGCTGCGCCTCATCGCCGGTCAGCACGCGTTCGGACTGCGTGATCAGGCCCACGCGCGACAGGCCCAGCGCATGGCTGAGCAGGATGCGGTTATCGACGGCGTCGAGTAGCGGACGCTGCTGCAGGGCGCCGACGGTGCTGCCGGCGGGAATCAATGTTTCAGACATGGTGCTTTCGTTTATTTTTTGCGGCGCAGCAAGGTCCACAACAGGCCGAGCGCGAAGATGGCGAACCAGACAAACGCCCATTGCGGAATCGACAGGCCCATAAAGGCCTCGCCCGCATTTTCGCAGGCGCCGTACGATTCAAACATGAAAGGCATGGTTTGCGCCGTGAAAATCTTGTTCAGCACCGTTTCCACCGGATCGATGCCGCAGGAATAGCCCGGATTGGCCAGCACATACAGATGCTTGCCAGCCACGCCCAGGCCACCCAGCGAGGCCAGCAAGCCGATGGTGGCGCCGATCGCCGGTGTTTTCGAAGCCGCGCCGATCAGGCAGCCAATCGCAATCGCGATGAACAGATAGCGCTGGATCACGCACAGCGGGCAGGGCGCCATGTTCATCACATGCTGCAGATACATGGCCACGCCCAGCATGGCGAAGCACAGGGCGGCGATAATCAGTAAGACGGTGCGGGAGTTTTTCATGGGCGACACGGTAAGGTGGATCGGATTTTCAGCCATGCATTTTCGCACAGGCGGAAAATGTTGCTGCTTAACCTATACTTAAACTTGTCGGCTTAGGCGCTGCGCGCCAAGCCGACCTACAGAGATGCAGCGTAGGTCGGATTAGCGGAGCGTAATCCGACACCACCACCAGCATCAATTCAATCCCCCAGCGCCGCCAGCAATTCCGCCTGGTGTTCCGCCGCCAGTGCATTGGTCAGCTCCGTCAAATCCCCATCCATGATGAAATCGAGCTTGTACAAGGTCAGGTTGATGCGGTGGTCGGTCATGCGCCCTTGCGGGAAATTATAGGTACGGATGCGCTCGCTGCGGTCGCCCGAGCCGATCAGGCTCTTGCGGGTGGCCGCCTCTTTCGACTGCTGTTCGCGCAGCTGCACGTCCTTGATGCGCGCCGCCAGCACCTTCATGGCCTGCGCCTTGTTCTTGTGCTGGCTGCGGTCGTCCTGGCATTCGACCACGATACCGGTCGGCAAGTGGGTAATCCGCACGGCCGAGTCGGTCTTGTTGATGTGCTGGCCGCCGGCGCCCGAGGCGCGGTAGGTATCGATGCGCAGGTCGGCCGGGTTGATATTGACGTCTTCCACCTCGTCCGCTTCCGGCATCACGGCCACGGTGCAGGCCGAAGTGTGGATGCGGCCCTGCGTTTCGGTGGCCGGCACGCGCTGCACGCGGTGGCCGCCCGATTCGAATTTCAGCTTGGAATACGCGCCATTGCCGACCAGGCGCACGATCACTTCGCGGTAGCCGCCCAGGTCGGAATCGGAGGCCGATACCAGTTCCACCTGCCAGCGGTTGCGCTCGGCAAAGCGCGTGTACATGCGCAGCAGGTCGCCGGCGAACAGGGCCGACTCGTCGCCGCCGGTGCCGGCGCGAATTTCCAGGAAAATATTGCGCTCGTCATTCGCGTCCTTGGGCAGCAGCATGGTCTGCAGTTCGCGTTCCAGCTGCGTCATGGTGGTTTTCGCCGACTCGATTTCATCCTGGGCAAATTCCTTCATGTCGGGGTCGGCCAGCATTTCCTGCGCCGTGACGATGTCATTGCCCGCTTCCTGGTAGGAATGGTACAGCGCCACCAGCGGACCGAGTTCCGCATGCTCGCGCGTCATCTTGCGATAGCTGTCCATATTCGAGGTGGCGTCCTGGTGCATCAACAGTTCGTCGAGTTCAACCAGGCGGTTCGCCAGTTGATCGAGCTTGGACAGCATGGATGGTTTCATAGCAATTCGGGATAAAAGTGAACGGGGAGGGCGCACGTGGGCGCGCCTGGAAAGCCGGGCCGGCAGACGGCCAGCGCTCTGCGCTAACGGCGTGGACGGAACAGTTTCGGCAGCAGGGTGGCCAGTTGCTTGCGCTCGTCGCCTTGCGCGCGGTGCAGGGCCTGTTGCGGGCCGTGCATGAACTTGGCCGTCAGGCCTTTCGACAGCGCTTCGAGCACGGCGTCGATATCGGCGCCCTTGGCCAGCATCTTGCGCGCGCGTTCGACTTCCATCTGGCGCAGGGTTTCGCTGCTTTCATGCAGATCCTGGATCACCGGCACCATGGCGCGGTCGTCGACCCAGGTCATGAACGATTGCACGCGCGTCTCGATGATGGCTTCGGCCTGCGCCACGGCCGCCTGGCGGCTTTCCAGGCCCGTCTGCACCACCTTGCCCAGGTCGTCGACCGTGTACAGGAACACGTCGTTCAGGCGGCCGACTTCCGTTTCGATATCGCGCGGCACGGCCAGGTCGACCATGAACATCGGCTTGTGGCGGCGCGCCTTGATGGCGCGCTCGACCAGGCCCAGGCCCAGCAGCGGTAACGATGAGGCCGTGCACGAGATGACGATGTCGAACTGGTGCAGCTTTTCCGGCAGGTCGGCCAGGCGGATCGCCTTGCCGTTGAAACGGTGGGCCAGCGCCTCGCCCCGTTCCATGGTGCGGTTGGCGATCGTGATGCTGTTCGGATTCTGCGCCGCAAAGTGCGTGGCGCACAGCTCGATCATTTCGCCGGCGCCGATGAACAGCACATTCTGCTCGGCGATCTTGTCGAAGATGCGCTGCGACAGGCGCACGGCGGCGGCCGCCATCGACACGCTGTGGGCGCCGATCTCGGTGGTGCTGCGCACTTCCTTGGCGACCGAAAAACTGCGCTGGAACAACTGGTGCAGATACGTGCCCAGGCCGCCCACTTCATCGGCCGTGCGGATCGCGTCCTTGATCTGGCCCAGGATCTGTGTTTCGCCGAGCACCATCGAATCGAGCCCGGAGGCGACGCGGAAGGTGTGGCGCACGGCGTCGTGCTGCGGCAGCATGTACAGGTGGGGACGCAGCTCGCTGTAGCTGAGCTTGTGATAGTCGGCCAGGAAATGCGCGCCGGCGTCGAGCGGATTCGGCACCCGGCTGGCCGCATACAGCTCGGTGCGGTTGCAGGTCGACAAAATTGCCGCTTCATCATTGTCACGCAAGTCGATGCGCTGGAACCAGGTGCGCGCCGCGACCACGGCCTGACCCAGATGCTCAGGCGAAAACGCCAGCTGTTCGCGGAGCGACACTGGTGCGGTGGTGTGATTGAGGCCGACGGCTAACAGTTGCATGTGAGGGCAGTGGGATGACTTATGCCGACATTATAGCGCTTTGTGCCCGCCGATTGAGCAGGCCCGCCACGGCTCAGGCATTTGCCGGCTGGGCGTTCAGCTTTTCCAGGCGGTAACCATAGCTGTAGACGGGCACCAGCCGGTAGCCGTGCTCGGGTTTCAGCTGCAGCTTGTTGCGCACGCGCGAAACGTGGGTATCCATGGTGCGCGACGGCAGGGCCGTTTCGCGTTGCCACACGGCTTCATGGATGTAGGCGCGCGACAAAGGCCGGCCCAGGTTGCGGAAAAACAGCAGCGCCAGGGCAAATTCCTTGTGCGTCACGTCGAGCGGTTCGCCATCCATCAGCAGCCGGCCGGCGCGCGTTTCAAAGGTGTAATTGCCAAATTGCAATTGCTCGGCACTATTTTGCGTGGGATAGGCCAGCCGCAGCAGGGCCTGGGCCCGCAGCGCCAGTTCGCTGCGCCGCAGCGGTTTTATCAGGTAGTCGTCGGCGCCCGCCTTGATGCCGGCGACGATATCGTCTTCGCCCGAGCTGTTGGTCATAAACAACACCGGCGCCTTGGGCGCCAGTTTTTCGCGTGCACGGCGCAATACTTCGGCGCCATCGAGGTCGCTGACCTGCCAGTCGAGGATCAGCATGTCGCAGCTGTCCTTGCGCAGTTGCCCCAGCATGTCCTTGGCGCTCTGGAATTCATGGCAAGCATGTCCTGCCGCAGTGAGCACCTGGCAGATCAGTTCTGCCTGGCTATGG is a window of Janthinobacterium sp. J1-1 DNA encoding:
- a CDS encoding response regulator transcription factor, whose product is MRIAVLDSDHSQAELICQVLTAAGHACHEFQSAKDMLGQLRKDSCDMLILDWQVSDLDGAEVLRRAREKLAPKAPVLFMTNSSGEDDIVAGIKAGADDYLIKPLRRSELALRAQALLRLAYPTQNSAEQLQFGNYTFETRAGRLLMDGEPLDVTHKEFALALLFFRNLGRPLSRAYIHEAVWQRETALPSRTMDTHVSRVRNKLQLKPEHGYRLVPVYSYGYRLEKLNAQPANA
- the hemA gene encoding glutamyl-tRNA reductase yields the protein MQLLAVGLNHTTAPVSLREQLAFSPEHLGQAVVAARTWFQRIDLRDNDEAAILSTCNRTELYAASRVPNPLDAGAHFLADYHKLSYSELRPHLYMLPQHDAVRHTFRVASGLDSMVLGETQILGQIKDAIRTADEVGGLGTYLHQLFQRSFSVAKEVRSTTEIGAHSVSMAAAAVRLSQRIFDKIAEQNVLFIGAGEMIELCATHFAAQNPNSITIANRTMERGEALAHRFNGKAIRLADLPEKLHQFDIVISCTASSLPLLGLGLVERAIKARRHKPMFMVDLAVPRDIETEVGRLNDVFLYTVDDLGKVVQTGLESRQAAVAQAEAIIETRVQSFMTWVDDRAMVPVIQDLHESSETLRQMEVERARKMLAKGADIDAVLEALSKGLTAKFMHGPQQALHRAQGDERKQLATLLPKLFRPRR